From one Phocaeicola salanitronis DSM 18170 genomic stretch:
- a CDS encoding RnfABCDGE type electron transport complex subunit G, producing MKKLESSLKNMALALTGFSVVAGGLLGWVNDATAEPIAQANAKALSDAIAVVVPGFDNNPAEAPETVELNGASYKIYKATKGGEPIGAAVEASANGFGGALTVLVGFDKEGNIIDYSLLSHAETPGLGSKAADWFKKGGKGDITGKNPGAAPLSVSKDGGEIDAITASTITSRAFLLAVNNAYAVYKNQQVDATSGATQQAGDNQTSNEK from the coding sequence ATGAAAAAGCTTGAATCATCTTTAAAGAATATGGCGTTGGCGCTTACAGGCTTCTCTGTCGTTGCAGGAGGTTTGTTAGGATGGGTCAACGATGCTACGGCAGAGCCGATAGCACAGGCCAATGCGAAAGCCTTGAGTGACGCTATTGCGGTAGTTGTGCCCGGATTTGACAATAATCCAGCCGAGGCGCCCGAGACCGTGGAACTGAACGGGGCTTCTTATAAAATTTATAAAGCGACCAAGGGAGGAGAACCTATCGGAGCGGCTGTAGAGGCTTCTGCCAACGGATTTGGAGGAGCATTAACGGTTCTTGTCGGTTTCGATAAGGAAGGGAATATCATTGACTATTCTTTGTTAAGCCATGCCGAAACTCCGGGATTGGGCTCGAAAGCGGCTGATTGGTTTAAAAAAGGAGGAAAAGGAGATATAACCGGAAAGAACCCGGGAGCCGCTCCGCTGAGCGTAAGTAAAGACGGAGGCGAAATAGATGCCATTACCGCTTCTACCATCACTTCGCGCGCATTCCTTCTGGCTGTAAACAATGCTTATGCTGTTTATAAGAACCAGCAAGTAGATGCCACAAGCGGTGCGACACAGCAGGCAGGCGATAATCAAACAAGTAATGAAAAATAG
- the rsxE gene encoding electron transport complex subunit RsxE, with the protein MSNLKILINGIVKENPTFVLLLGMCPTLGTTSSAINGMGMGLATMFVLICSNFVISAIKNLVPDMVRIPIFVVVIASFVTILQMVMQAYVPALYATLGLFIPLIVVNCILLGRAEAFACKNTPIASFFDGLGIGLGFTIALTLLGGVREFLGTGKLFNITIMPEQYGMLVFVLAPGAFIALGYLIAIVNRFKKA; encoded by the coding sequence ATGAGTAATTTGAAGATTTTGATAAACGGGATTGTAAAAGAGAATCCTACGTTTGTACTCCTTTTGGGTATGTGTCCGACATTGGGAACCACCTCTTCTGCCATTAACGGTATGGGAATGGGGCTTGCCACAATGTTTGTGTTGATTTGTTCGAATTTTGTGATATCTGCCATTAAGAATTTAGTGCCTGACATGGTACGTATTCCTATCTTTGTGGTGGTTATCGCTTCGTTCGTTACGATTTTGCAAATGGTTATGCAAGCCTATGTGCCTGCTCTTTATGCGACATTGGGGTTGTTTATCCCTTTGATTGTAGTGAACTGTATCCTGTTGGGACGCGCGGAGGCTTTTGCCTGTAAAAATACGCCGATAGCCTCTTTCTTCGACGGATTAGGCATCGGACTTGGATTTACGATTGCACTGACTCTGTTGGGTGGAGTCCGTGAATTCTTGGGAACAGGCAAGTTGTTTAATATCACCATTATGCCTGAGCAATACGGTATGTTGGTCTTCGTGCTGGCACCGGGTGCTTTTATCGCATTGGGGTATCTGATTGCTATTGTAAACCGCTTTAAAAAAGCATAA
- a CDS encoding RnfABCDGE type electron transport complex subunit D has product MANKLIVSLSPHVHNNDSVQKNMYGVLIALIPALLVSLIVFGLGALIVTLTSVAACVFFEWAITKYILKREQTTIMDGSAALTGVLLAFNLPSNLPVWIIIIGALVAIGIGKMTFGGLGCNPFNPALVGRVFLLISFPVQMTSWPQTGQLASYLDAETGATPLALMKQAIKSGDPSVLSDLPSSFNLLIGIPDSCQMGVGCLGEISAGALLLGLIYMLWKKIITWHIPISILATVFVFSGLMHLANPIYASPVHHLFTGGLMLGAIFMATDYVTSPMTHKGMIIYGIAIGFLTVLIRTFGAYPEGMSFAILIMNAFTPLINTYCKPKRYGEVVKK; this is encoded by the coding sequence ATGGCTAATAAATTAATCGTATCATTATCGCCCCACGTGCATAACAACGACAGCGTGCAGAAAAACATGTACGGTGTCTTGATTGCATTGATACCTGCCTTGCTTGTATCATTAATCGTTTTTGGTTTAGGGGCTCTTATCGTCACGCTGACCTCGGTTGCGGCGTGTGTCTTCTTTGAATGGGCTATTACGAAATACATTCTGAAACGTGAGCAGACCACCATTATGGATGGCTCTGCCGCTCTGACGGGTGTATTGCTGGCATTCAACTTGCCTTCGAACCTGCCTGTATGGATTATCATTATCGGTGCGTTGGTGGCTATCGGTATTGGTAAGATGACCTTTGGCGGATTGGGCTGCAATCCGTTTAATCCGGCTTTGGTGGGACGTGTATTCCTGCTTATTTCGTTCCCGGTACAGATGACCTCTTGGCCTCAGACAGGTCAATTGGCTTCTTATTTGGACGCCGAGACCGGAGCTACTCCATTGGCGCTGATGAAGCAAGCCATTAAGTCGGGCGACCCGTCTGTGCTGAGTGACTTGCCAAGTAGCTTTAACCTCTTAATCGGCATTCCGGACAGTTGTCAGATGGGCGTGGGATGTTTAGGCGAAATCAGTGCCGGAGCCTTGCTTTTGGGGCTTATCTATATGTTATGGAAAAAGATTATCACATGGCATATCCCCATTTCGATTCTTGCTACGGTATTTGTATTCTCCGGATTGATGCATTTGGCTAATCCTATTTATGCTTCTCCGGTACATCATCTCTTTACCGGCGGTTTGATGTTAGGCGCAATCTTTATGGCTACCGATTATGTCACATCACCTATGACCCATAAGGGTATGATTATTTACGGCATTGCGATAGGTTTCCTTACCGTATTGATCCGTACGTTCGGCGCTTATCCCGAAGGCATGTCGTTCGCTATTCTGATTATGAATGCGTTCACGCCGTTGATTAATACTTATTGTAAACCTAAACGTTATGGGGAGGTAGTAAAGAAATGA